A genomic region of Zea mays cultivar B73 chromosome 6, Zm-B73-REFERENCE-NAM-5.0, whole genome shotgun sequence contains the following coding sequences:
- the LOC100284021 gene encoding Sm-like protein LSM8 yields MASGGPALEPLVDQVISVITNDGRNIVGTLRGFDQATNIILDESHERVYSRKEGVQQLVLGLYIIRGDNISVVGEVDEELDSRLDMSKLRAHPLKPVIH; encoded by the exons ATGGCGTCCGGCGGTCCGGCGCTCGAGCCGCTCGTCGACC AGGTCATCTCCGTCATCACCAACGATGGCCGCAACATCGTG GGTACGCTCAGGGGATTCGATCAGGCCACCAACATTATACTCGACGAGTCCCATGAGAGGGTCTATTCTAGAAAG GAGGGAGTCCAACAACTTGTTCTTGGTCTGTACATTATCAGGGGTGACAACAT AAGCGTTGTGGGCGAGGTTGATGAAGAGCTGGATTCAAGATTGGATATGTCGAAGCTAAGGGCGCACCCACTGAAGCCTGTTATTCACTGA
- the LOC100285645 gene encoding nonspecific lipid-transfer protein AKCS9 precursor, translated as MAESKARVALFLAALAAASLLALAPAGAATTCAPTQLTPCAPAIVGNAAPTAACCARLKAHPATCFCQYKRNPSMQRYVNSPNGKKVFAACKVSLPRC; from the coding sequence ATGGCGGAGAGCAAGGCGCGTGTCGCGCTGTTCCTGGCGGCGCTCGCGGCGGCGAGCCTGCTGGCGCTGGCCCCGGCCGGCGCCGCGACGACGTGCGCGCCGACGCAGCTGACCCCGTGCGCGCCCGCCATCGTCGGGAACGCGGCGCCCACCGCGGCGTGCTGCGCCAGGCTCAAGGCGCACCCGGCGACCTGCTTCTGCCAGTACAAGAGGAACCCCAGCATGCAGCGCTACGTCAACTCCCCCAACGGCAAGAAGGTCTTCGCCGCCTGTAAGGTGTCCCTGCCCAGGTGCTGA